GATGCATGTTTTTCAAATGTTTCATATCTCATACCGTGAATGGAACCATCCAGTGCACTTCTTCAGGAGTGATCTCGTGCCTATTGCTTCTGGTTCTAGCTTTTTAATGAACACATCTTTCAGGTCATAGGCCGTAATGGCGACGGCTTCAACATGCTTCAGCGTTTGAATGGTTCTGGTTGAGATTGGCAGGGTGGATGAGTGAGGCTGAGCTTGAATCCAGCTGACAAGTTCTTCCCCGATGATATCGCCTTCTCCCATAAGAACATTTTTGCCATTGCTGCTATCATCTGTGTCAGCCCTGGAGGAGGTGTATGTCCATAACTTTCCCTGCAGCACAAAGAGAATTTCACTGATGGGTTCCCCCTCCCGGATGACGAGAGTTCGGTCACCATAGAAAGCTGGCTTCATACGATTACACAGCACCTTCAACCGTGATTCTTGCCATTTTCCCAACTCTTTTACCTTGATATGCACGCATTCAAGAACAAGAATAAGAACACAAACAACGTATAACCACCACTTGAATATTTTGCCATAACATCAATAAGATTTTCTATGCTTTATGACTAATACTAATTATACTTTGATttaatacaattaaataaatgaatagtttaataaaagtttattgATAGTTTTCatgtgatcaataaagatagtTCTATATACTTCATGGTGTGGGTGACTAGTTCGGTGTAGATATTTGAGTTATTGAACCTTTGGTTAAATCTCTCTTCCCAAAATTTTGACATAGTTTCACCCATTAAAAGTATAAACTAGTACAAATTTAGTTTGGCTtgaaaaaattgagtttaactcaatttaagaGAAATCAAGTTCGAATTCAACTATAATATTGAGTAGAGCTCAGTTCAGTactataattaaactaaaattgaccaaaacgatattgttttaataagaccaaaATAATGTCACTTTAGccaatttgaatcgagtttttCCAAGCCAAACAAATCTTGGCAAGCTGATCACCCCTCAAGACTCTCCTAGCTCAAgctcaataatataaaatctttaagctcaagctcaaaatCGAGTTTGTCTATAAAACAAACTCATTTTAGACTCGTCCAAGTTAAACTAACAAATGAGCTCAAGCCAACTCAATTTGAGTCCACCATTATCGGATTATGGGGATATATATTGCTTCGTGTGCggattaatatttcataatggAGCAAACATTTGGAGACTACAGAAGTAAAGGTACTCACTTTCTTCAACCTTCCTAAGCGTTCTTCCATCTTAATGTTGTTGACGATATCCTCAGGTCTTTCACTTGCAGATTGCAGATAAGTCTGTTTCACAGGATCCATCATTCttcttagaaaaaaataataaattcaaatgtgcTTAATCTTAAGCAAATTGAGATAGATAGAACATGTACCAACCTGCATATTTCCAATTAAAAACACAAACAGCAGGGTGGAATAGATGATTACAGaaatcacatatatattttccaGGGGAAAGGTACTTGGTTGGAGATTTTGACCGAAACAACTGcaaaaaaagagtaaataaataatgtgttcCACATATCAGTAAAGTGGAAAGATAGGCACAAACCTGAGAACTTGCAGACCCCATCGTAAACAGAACAAATATTTCTTCAGAAATGGCTTCATTTCCACAATTCTATATTCAAGAGCATCATTGAATATTCCAAAATCTGTGATATTTGCTGTTTTATGACAACTTAGCTTCTCTAAATTATGATTACCACAAACGAAAGTGCTATATTTCAATGTATTCTTGGAAATGTATTCGTCCCTCCAACAAACAAGAATCCTGTCGATGGCAAAACAATACCAGATTGCTCCAAATACCTGAATTCAGAACCAGAAAGTCAGAATTAATTAATCTACAAAAAATAAGTGTTGGGCGGTACAAGAGCCAGTTGCAACAACTCCATCCAAGAGTCCATTGGAATGATTCCTTTAAGAGTTCATCAGAGTAAACGTTTAACTTGAAGGTCTAACCAGTGACCCGTTACAACAACTCCAAACTTGAGTTTGTAGGAGTGACCGATTAACTTAGTTCAACCAGTTACTCCTTCAAATGGATGGAAAATCACAGCCCTTGTAGCTTTTTGGGATGGGAGAGGCCAAATAGCACCTATCGATTAGAATTgacaatttgaatttgaattaaaacttacATGACCTCCATGCAAGTAAAGGAAAAGATTGAACACAGCTTTTGCCCATTTGGCTCTGGCGATAAACCCTGTCTGTTTGGAGGCATTTCTGATAGTTATCGAGAGTCCGATAACTAGAAGCATATATCCGAAAAGAAACAAGTTCGTTGTAGTCACAAAGATCTTGTCCGTTGTTCCCCTTGTCAAATCCGGAAGTATAGTCTGCAAACAAGTTCAAACAAtcaaaacatgaaagaaattaCAGACTAATAAGCAAAATGGTGAAAGATTTGAGCTTACCAACGTCATTAACAAGACTGGTACTTGAGTAAACATGAAATGTTCAATCCCCTTCTCTTTCCTAATAGTCCCCAGGAAGATTTTTCCGATTTCATTTGGAACATATAGCAGCATGTAAGTATTGAAAAAGGCAACCACAGCAAATGTGGCATACAATTCATTGTTGATTTCCAGGCAATTATGCTGGGAATTGATCACATAAGCATAGTAATGCAAAGGATGCACGAAGATGACGATCATATAAGCAGTGAGAAAAGCCCCGTATCCCCAAGGACTATCCAGGTCGAAAGTTTTTACTGCAACTTTCAGATAATGACGCAGGTGTTGCCAAATTCCTCGAGGATCATCACctgcaattttaatttcttctttctcaCCGTCCTCAATACTCAAGGCCTGAAGCTGAGTCTCCGACCTGCACATTAATACAAAGTAGTTTAAAAACAGCTGAACCCACTACTTCCACTAACTTGCTAAAACTTACTATGTAGACTCACTTACATGATGAACAAGGCCAAAGTCTCTGGATTTCGATCTGCAAATTTGTCTGGAAAATAATGGTGGATTCTTCACCAATATTAATAACCAACCAGATGGAAACCTGGAAGGCATCAGATCCTAATAGTTGCTTTAATTTTTCCATCTGCAATATTCTTTTCTACTCCATAATTGGAGTCAGAGGactggaattttttttaaattcggTTAACACTATATGTACAAACAGattaatgtgtcatcatgtgattgcaTAATCTAATCATCCATTAAAAGAATTCGGTAGTGGCTGGCGTGTTGATGAGTTAAAGGAATAATAagtgatgatataataattggCCAGTGATGAGAATTCAGTATTCCACTGGAAAAAGGAAGGTAGTATTGAAGCAGAGGTAGGCCATATTGAGATAAAGTTGACAGGGAgacaattatatatcatttctgGTACAGAACACGAGCATCATGAGAATGGATAAGTCTTTGATAAGtcaatttttatattgtaaGGTGCAAGTGTAGAagaatatttaatgaaaaagataCAGTAAAAGGTAAGTGATAACGCCTTCCcatgatattgattttttaCTGCAATAAGCTTTGAGTTCATACAACAACTCAATTATGAAATAACTTTTGCATATACAAACTAATTTACATGACTCtgtttctttttcaattatACAACAACACAAGAATACATACAGCCTAAAGACAGTTTACCTATTGTTCTTCAGCTGTGAAATCGGGTTCGGCTGGCTTCTGAAGCAGTATGGGTGGTACCCTCTCCGGAATCCTTGCCTTCCGAGTACTATTTCGCCGAATTGCACGAAGTGCATTAGCAGCAAATCTTGAGGCATAAATGGTGGCTCCTAAACCTGGTGAATTTCCACTAGCCTTAGACAGGGCATCTTGCAAACGATCCTCTTCTGCACGTAGAGACTCTTCTAGCTTCTTTTTACTATAGCGGCGCCAAGCTGCTTGTATGAAACAAGCTGCCCAAGTCCTCCACTGCTGTGAATAAAACCTAAAAGTATGACGCAACTGCTTACTGTGAAGCCGCCTGAATTGAGAGGCAGCAAACTTCAAGTCATCAGCCTTTAAAGCAAAGGCTTCAACTTCCGCCTAAGAAGCACGGAAACGCACAGCAGTGTGAGTTTCCATGAATCCGAAACGTTTCGGTTTCCGAAACGGCCGAAACTGGTATGAAACGTTTCGGGTCCGTTTCGGAAATTTTAACGTTTCGGGCCGTTTcggaaattttaaataaaaaggaaacgCGTTTCTTTACCAGAAACAGTTTCCTATGCTCCGTTTTTTTCCGTTGcagaaaagagaagaattttTGTCTTCTTGTTTTGAAACACCTGTCTTCTGATTTAagccttttattatttttagaggCCAAGTGCCCACCGGAAGGAAGATTCTGAGGCGGGCTTCTTACTTCTTGGTACACTTACCTTCCTCCAGGAATTATTAGTAACTCCCCTTTCATCCAAAGCCACTGCTCAATCTTCCTTTTctgattgattgaaaaaggaaaCACAAGCAAAAACTTTTGAGGCACAAGAAGCAAATATGGAATTGGGTAAAATTTCATGtgattctaaaaataaataacaaaaatagtttcttATACGGAATAGTCTTCTGGgcgtcttctcttctttgctgtcaaTCTCCTGGGCGTCTTCTTCCTCTCTGAACAGTGGctggaagaaagaaaactctGTGAAAAAAGTGTGCGTTCCTCTAGGTCGGTTCGTCCTGATGTCACAGAGTTTTCTGGAACTGGGTCCTGATGTCACAGAGTTTTCCAGGAACGGAAACTGCTGAGACTGGAACTTTTTGGCTGTGACATTAGGACGAACGACCCAGAGGAAGTGTgcgttttattgtattttttataaaaattttatatttataaaaaaaaaccctatattttttatatttacacgtttccTCACATTtctgtttcttatttttttaagaaaatatgtttccacgtttccgtttcaACGTTTCGACGTTTtcgtttccgtgctacttagACTTCCGCAAGAGCTCTAACAGTTCTAGTCGAGATGGGGAGATTAGAAGAGGAATGAGGATCCAGAGCCCACGTGAGAAGTTCTTCGCCACAGAAATCACCAGCCCCAAGATATTCAGAGTTAAAGAAACCAGTTCTTCCGCCATTGGTAGTTATAGTCAATAGCTTGCCTCGCATGATGAAGAGCATTTCGTCAACAGGGTCACCCTCTCGAACAATGTAGCTTTCTTCTGTATACAGCACTGGCTTGAGACAGTCACACATTGCATCCAAAAGTTGttcatccattttttcaaaCATTGGCACCTTAAACACATCCCACAAGAGGAATACAAGTTAAGAAAGAGAGGGTAAATGGTGAAAACAAACTTTAGAACAAAATAGGAACTCACTCTCATAAGCAAAGCTAAGCAGAGATGACGCTTTATGTCCCTTCTAAGATCCTTGGGAAGATTACAGAGCAGATACTCTTCATCAACACCTCTGGTTTCTTGCCATTTGTATTGCTCATAACGCCTTATTCGCTCCCTCAGAGTATCAGGGAGCAATCGATGGGCCATCCACTGCTCTGCATCACGTCTTTTCACTCTCATCTCCTCTAATCTTGTAGTTGTGGACTGCAAGTATGTCTGTTTCACAGCATCAAAATCTATATTAATGGGCCTATTTCTGAAACTCAAGTCTCGTGCACAACTTTGGAAAACCAACTCAAACTTGAAGACATAATTTAAGATATATTGTTGTATGAATGATATGTTGACATTTAGGAGCACCACTACAATGCTCCAAAAGAGACGACCACAATTCAATTCAAGCCTTTGATATTAACGTCAATCTATTCTTCATCTAGTTTTTTTATCCAGACTtgaattttcgtattttttaactaccaatataatattataatgacattaaataacattataacaacACTAGACAATAcaacaatatgaaattatatCATTAAACAATCTATTAATATGAAATCACGAGTGtaaattgaatcttttataatggtttctcttgctaattttattattcaattacaaataCCTTTTCtgctaaataattttttttatgttagaaAGATTTCTTCCCTTATTAAAAGCCTGAGTGAAAAAAGAGAGATTATTGTTATGTATTTTCTCTTTCTGTATGAGTTATATGTAGAAAAATAAGTTACTGttatggtttttttatttaaagtttgagataaataatatatatgtatacacggttaagaaaaagggtaaaaaattcaatctcaaaTAACCACTAGTGTATTTGtccaaaatttattttcacGCCTTTATCTACatcaattaaattagtttttggCTACAAATTCTACATGTATATGTAACTTCATTCAAAACTCAACCTATCTGTGGTAAGCATAGACTTCTGTACATACATACATGAAAGTAATAGTACAGCCATTCGTCTAACGTTAAATGGCACTATCAATTGTTACTAATTAACCATTCTTCCCTTCAAGTATCTTGGAGGTTTAAAGATCTTGGCATATGCAAACAAAGGAATGAACCACAAAAGATGATGCAATATTTCTGATCATTACCACCCAATTTATtactcattttaagtacatagTTATTTAAGAGATAATGTGTCTAatcattttctgtttttcttttttaatttcatgcTCAACAATTTTCTGCAtagaaacatatatttattaatgaaacaaaTACTTGAGATAGGATAAAGGTTATATTAGGTCAATCAAATGAATCGTTAGGCCctgttcataaaaaattttaaaactgatcttatatatatatatatatatatatatatatatatatatatatatatatatatatatatatatatatatatatatatgtatgtatgtatgtatgtatttatagtttttatatgaCAAACCCCATGATTACAACATGTGTCGAGTCTTTGCATCCACTTTTTTTGTGCAGTTTATACGATAAACTTATCCCTACAACATTTCAAGCTAAGGTAAGAGCTTCTCgctataaaaataattcaaaacgACATTCAACATTCACTTACGGGATGAACAACGTGAAAGTCGAAGATCAATGATTATTATAAAGTAAAGTATGTTGCATGCTAAGTCGAAGACTTAGACAAAGGGTAGAAACCAAACattggaagaagaagaactaCTTTAATTTGATATGTTTGTTGCTTTTTGCAAGAACCCTCTAACTCAAAGATCAATAGAAatcattttttaactcaaaGCAGTTACCATGTTTTGCCTTTACTATTATCGTAGTTTTAGACATAGCAATTCCTGGTAGGGCTGAATCTGGCTCAGCCTCAGCTCGGTATTTGGCTCAAATTCATCCACTAATCTCATAATCTCTGAAAATACCGTTATAGGCTTAGAATGGCAAAATGTATCATGTATTTCtgtttgaaaaacttttctGCATTATATCCTGACACGTAATATAATATCGTTTATAGGCCTCCGACCTTTATATTATTACATGTCAAAATACATCTTAATTAAagccaaaaaatcataaaataaacctGTAATCAGGCCTCCGACCGTatcatatacataacaaaaatttgcatattcattcatttcaaaaaataatgagAAGAGTTTAATTAGGCCTCTGGCCCTTCAACATTTCATaagtttctcaaaaaaaaaaaacaatatatatatatatatatatatatatgtgtgtgtgtgtgtgtgtgtgtgtggatgTGTGCAATGAGGACACTTACTAAGGATGTTACACCATGGCACAACCCAACGAAACACTATCCAACACGATCTGGAGAATGTCCTGGAGAGGAAAATTTATAAGGGTGAGCTAAAGGCTTAGTGAGTAGGAAATTTAAATCCTTAAGAATATTAAATGCatgtcaaacaaataataatatgtcataatatcAGCCACACACacaatttttaagttttaaggGGAGATTAACAACCCAGCTATGACATACCATACCTTAATCCAACACCATGCTAATTATGTTTAAGACCACATGCTCCTCATGTACATTAACTTGAAATGTTTATCACACAATATCATCACACAAGTTAATTGTCATAAGAATGAAATTAACAATACTACTTTTATCTTATAGGAACATATCAATCATTCACGAATTTCCACTTCCAACTCAATAACCATTGCAATGTATCAATCAATTTATAGGTTTCCTTACATATCAAGACTCTGAAATAATTACTCATAGATATCATACAGTTAcaatataaagatatacataaaaaatatcatataaaagaaaatttgtcaTACCCAAAGGATGTCCCCACGTTGGCAGAGCAAGAGTAAAACAACTGTCATACCCGGTATACTAAAATCTCACACAGACAGAGCACTCAAATCTGTCatacttggcatgaaataaGGCACAAGCAGAGCTCTAAAGTCTGTCATACCTGACATAATATCGCACAAACAGAGCACCTAAATATGTCGTATCCGGCATAAATATCACACAGGCAAAGCACTAATTGCATAATAGGTAATAACCAGAAACATctgaatgatataaatttcctatcactatatatataaataaatgacttgatattatgaattttttaggaCAATAACTATCAATAAACGCCACAACCACCATAAGCAAATGTCAATTACACATAAGACTTAATTAAACACTTCTAACTCAACCATAACATAAACAacaatttaatcaatttccaAGACTTTCA
The genomic region above belongs to Mangifera indica cultivar Alphonso chromosome 15, CATAS_Mindica_2.1, whole genome shotgun sequence and contains:
- the LOC123197893 gene encoding cyclic nucleotide-gated ion channel 1-like isoform X1 — encoded protein: MCRSETQLQALSIEDGEKEEIKIAGDDPRGIWQHLRHYLKVAVKTFDLDSPWGYGAFLTAYMIVIFVHPLHYYAYVINSQHNCLEINNELYATFAVVAFFNTYMLLYVPNEIGKIFLGTIRKEKGIEHFMFTQVPVLLMTLTILPDLTRGTTDKIFVTTTNLFLFGYMLLVIGLSITIRNASKQTGFIARAKWAKAVFNLFLYLHGGHVFGAIWYCFAIDRILVCWRDEYISKNTLKYSTFVCGNHNLEKLSCHKTANITDFGIFNDALEYRIVEMKPFLKKYLFCLRWGLQVLSCFGQNLQPSTFPLENIYVISVIIYSTLLFVFLIGNMQTYLQSASERPEDIVNNIKMEERLGRLKKVKELGKWQESRLKVLCNRMKPAFYGDRTLVIREGEPISEILFVLQGKLWTYTSSRADTDDSSNGKNVLMGEGDIIGEELVSWIQAQPHSSTLPISTRTIQTLKHVEAVAITAYDLKDVFIKKLEPEAIGTRSLLKKCTGWFHSRFRKKL
- the LOC123197893 gene encoding cyclic nucleotide-gated ion channel 1-like isoform X2, translating into MSETQLQALSIEDGEKEEIKIAGDDPRGIWQHLRHYLKVAVKTFDLDSPWGYGAFLTAYMIVIFVHPLHYYAYVINSQHNCLEINNELYATFAVVAFFNTYMLLYVPNEIGKIFLGTIRKEKGIEHFMFTQVPVLLMTLTILPDLTRGTTDKIFVTTTNLFLFGYMLLVIGLSITIRNASKQTGFIARAKWAKAVFNLFLYLHGGHVFGAIWYCFAIDRILVCWRDEYISKNTLKYSTFVCGNHNLEKLSCHKTANITDFGIFNDALEYRIVEMKPFLKKYLFCLRWGLQVLSCFGQNLQPSTFPLENIYVISVIIYSTLLFVFLIGNMQTYLQSASERPEDIVNNIKMEERLGRLKKVKELGKWQESRLKVLCNRMKPAFYGDRTLVIREGEPISEILFVLQGKLWTYTSSRADTDDSSNGKNVLMGEGDIIGEELVSWIQAQPHSSTLPISTRTIQTLKHVEAVAITAYDLKDVFIKKLEPEAIGTRSLLKKCTGWFHSRFRKKL